TGTCATCTGTTATTTCTCACTATAGGCAAGCAGGACACCAGGAACTCGCAGACAGACTGGTGGAGATCCAGTTTGAGCTGACCGACAGACTAGCATTTTATCTGTGTGGAAGAAAGCCAGGTCCGTCATCAGTGTCTCTGATAGCACCGCATGTACCTCAAAGAATTGAGACCCTGAAAATAAAATGGCTTCTTGTTTTTCTCAGATCACAAATGCGGGCAACACTTTATAGTTCCTCAGATCGCCGACAGGTAGGATAAGCTCTCTTTTGTATCATAGCATAACTGTTTTTTATTCTGTTTAAATAATCTTGTTTgcataatttgttttatttgctgGCTTCATATGGATAAGAAATGTGTAAGTATGGAAATGGCACTTGCTTGTCTTGCTAGAGTAAGTTGTGGTCAGATGATAATGGCTctcttcattttattttacatacagCAGTCTTGACTTGTCAGAACTGGCCAAAGCAGCAAAGAAGAAGCTTCAGTCTGTAAGTTGTGCAGTACTGATTTTGTCAAACCTTAGTTTGTCACCCATGCATGGTGTGGTTgcttattacatttttattccaACATCTGTTTTGACACCTAACATTTTCTGATTTCAGCTCAGTAACCATCAATTTGAAGAACTAGCCATGGATGTTTATGATGAAGTTGACAGAAGAGAAACAGATGCAGGTTAGAGAAGCTTATTACCCTATAAAATATCTGTCTATGTTTTTCAAAGTAGAAATTCTGATTTCATCCTGGAGTTTTGACTGGTGTCATTCTTTTGCTATTGTAGTGTGGCTTGCAACTCAGAACCACAGCACCTTGGTAACTGACACCACGGTGGTACCTTTCCTCCCTGTCAACCCTGAATATTCTTCCACTAGGAATCAGGTACATTGACAAAGATGCGCATACACCTTTTAAAACGATTGAGTTGGGTCGATGATGTTTGCCTTTCCCTCTGGTTGTGGTGTTTTTGTTGCAGGGACGTCAGAAACTAGCAAGGTTCAATGCACATGAGTTTGCCACGCTGGTTATTGATATTTTAACTGATGCCAAACGCCGTCAGCAAGGAAATTCTCCTGACAACGTCAAAGGTAATAAAAGGTTTTGGGTTTGTCATGAACCGTAGGATATATTCAGTTCaattttcactctttgtttCTGCTCAGATAACGTGGAGTTAATTCTAAAGGACATTGGGAACCGTCATGGCAGTGAAAGTCCTGAGATGGACCAGCCTGATTATGACAGTGTGGCATCAGATGAGGATACTGAGCAAGAACCAACATCTGGAAAAGATGAAAGGACCAAGGTACATTGTTCTCTGCTTGTGTAGTAGCAGGCCTGTCATTAACTGCAATATTTTGTCTCATAAATAATTGTGATTAATGGtattattgtcattttaaatgattaaatagtttaatcaccctcatgtctttccaaaactaatacttttgttcatcttcgggacACGAATGAAGAACTTTATGATGAAATATgaaagctttctgtccctctattGACAGCTATaaaactaccactttgacactttaaaaagttcataaagagatcataaaacaaattcatatgaaaTGAGTGGTTTAGtcaaaattttctgaagagacatgattgctttatatgatgaacaaatataaattctgatgacagaattttggaCCAACCCTTTAAAACCCTgtaaaaatggtaataaaacagCATGATAATGcaagtacatacttttaaaaacaaatgtcatgataggttgccacctttgcaataagtccattcgtgaaagttcctcactactaaatattccatggtcaGCTGTTACTGGTATTATAAcaagtggaagcaattgagaACAACAGCGACTTGTAAACTCGCAGAGTAGGATCAGGTTATGCTGAGGTGCACCGTGTGCAGAAGTAGTCTTTACTAGTAGTAACTCTACTTTTCgttcaatagctacagacctccaaacattgtgtggccttcagattagctcaagatcagtgtgtagagagcttcatggaatgggtttccatggccgagcagctgcatccaaaccttacatcaccaagtgcaatgcaaaccgttggctgcagtggtgtaaagcacaccgccactggactctagagcagtggaggtctctggagtgatgaatctgagtctgggtttggcgattgccaggagaacggtacttgtctGACTGCAAAGTGTAAAGTTTAAAGTTGTGTAAATTTTGGTGGTATGGGGttatttttcaggggttgggcttatTTTTCAGGCACTTGCTTGGAGGGCCCTGAACGGCATGAACAGTGTATGGAACTCCAACCTTTTCCGCCAAATCAAGCTTAGCTTCTTCTATGCGACGGTAGAGTCTGTTCTCCTCTATGGCAGTGAATGCTGGACCCTGAATCCAACCTTAGAGAAGTCCCTGGACGGGTGCTACACCAGGATGTTGCGTGCAGTGCTTAACTTTAGCAAGAGTGAGCATGTAACCAATAAAATCCTGTATGAGGGAGTACCAAGAGTGAGCAATAAGATTGCTGTGAGGAGAATGAGACTTGCAGGACATTGTCGAAGGCATCGAGAACTGCCAGCCAGCAAGCTGGTGCTATGGGAACCAACACATGGCCATCGGTCAAGAGGACGTCCCACACTAACGTACGTGGACATACTCAAGAGGGATGCAGGAGCCCAGAGCACCAATGAACTGGCCAGATGCATGGAGAATCGAGATGACTGGAGGCAACGATGGAAGGCTCGTCTGAGGACAACCTAGAGAGAGggcttagttccagtgaaagaaacTCTTAAAGCTTTAGCATACTTAGACTTTTTGGAAAATGGCATGCTCCTAACTTTgtaggaacagtttggggatggccccttcctgttccaacgtGACTGCgtaccagtgcacaaagcaaggtctatAAAGATgtggaacttgactggcctgcacagtgGCCTGGgctgagtcctgacctcaacccgatagaacacttttgggatgaattaaaagcagagactgtgagccaggccttctcgtccaacatcaatGCCTGATCTCACAAATGTGCTTATTGAAGAATGCTTAAAAATTcctataaacacactcctaaaccttgtggaaagccttccctaTAGAGTTCATACTCAACTCCATAAACCCTATGGAATTAAGAATGGCATGCCATTAAAGTGCATGTACATGTAAAGGCGGTCGTCCCAAAAAtgttggcaatatagtgtatatacagTGCTTAACAAATTAATTAGCCCACCTGTCATAATAAAGAGAAAACGCAAATATTTTAGGAATCTGTAAAAGTTGTATTGACATTTATTAGGCAAATAACACAATTTAGAAGAACTAAATAGTCTTTATTCACACATAACCAAGAATAATAATAGTTCGTCCTTTGGCTAGTTTACAGCTTGCATTCTTGCTGGCGTTGTTTTTATGTACAGTAGTTTTTCACAGTCTGTTGTTATTGACTTGCAAAAAGTTTCCAGTTGTTCTTAAACTTGCTTTTGATTAAACATTTGAGCGATCTATCTTTGAATCTACTAAATCCCAAATGTGTTCAATAGGATTCAAGTCCGGACTTTGAATTGCCCAACTGTGAGCTTGCACATACTGGTGGATTAACCATTACAGAAACATACACAATTTGTTAGTTTAGGGCAGCTATGGCACAAACCTTACATTGGGTGGTGGTCTAATACATTTGTTAAGCACTTTATATGTatgtggatgtgtgtgtgtataatcaTTTATCATTTTGAACAAGGTCATGTCCATATATGGTGTGATAAGTCAATATAGTaattatcgtgacaggcctgcGTTATAGTGTGTGAGAtcaaatctaatctaatctttCTTAACAGAGCTCCGAGTCCTCTGACTTATCGGACAGCCCCATCACCGTTCAGGAGTTCATGGAAGTGAAAAGTGCCCTCAATGCCTCTGAAGCAAAGATCCAGCAGCTCCTCAAGGTTAACTGCCATCTTAGTGAGGAGTTAAGACTAATGCAAAGCAAGGTAAGTGGTCAGATCACACTCCAACACTCCATCACTGCCGTACATGAAAGTGTCTGACTCCGCTTAGTGTCTTCATTTCAGTTAAACTCCCTCCAGAATGAGAACAGCACTCTGAAATGGCAAACTCCAAACAGTTTGGCAAGGTCGCAGGACCTCCCGCACAGGGCACCTCCACGCGGCTGTAGGGCCATGTCGATGTACGAGACTGGATCTGGTCTGAGGCAGTACCACCCTAGAGGAGAGACCGTCCACCCTGACACAACTCTGACTCTTCAACCACTGCCATCCAATGTAAGTACAATACGAACCAAAGCCAGAGTATGTTTTAGAGCTCCCGTTTCATTATTTCCTTGGTTTTAACTCCGTTGGTAACCCAGTGAATCATCACTTCAGGTATGATTTGATAACCCCTCTTTTCTTTTTGtgcatttataataaaaaacaaatcccTTTGCCCACTCAAAACATAATCTGAACCCTTTCTAGATTGGGAAGGGTCCCTCGGTGACTGCCTTCTCCTCCCTTCCCACGTTCCCCTCAACTCTATCCTGGTCCTGGGATGAGATAACCCAAAGGGTGAAGTACCTGCTCAGTGAACAGGCTGTTGGAAGGGCTTATCTTCTACCTGTCCCCCATTCACTCAGTGCATGAACCTCAGATCTGTCCAACCAATGGACAACGTGTTCCTCAGCTGGATTACTAACTTTTAAACCGTATACACAGCGAAAGACGCCAGCCATTAACATTACTCACCACTCTGCTTGATGCGTGAAGCAGTCACTGGCTCTCTGATATCTCAGACCTGAAACATACTCTATGCAAGTACGTGAATGCAAACGCTTCTAGCTACACAAAATTTGATGCCGCCCAACGTTTAAAATGTtgagcagatgcttttatcaagtgtttttttaatcaattttatCAGTTCATGCATGCCCTGAGAATTGAACCCAAGACCTTAGTGTTGATGGTGGAGCAACCGTTTCAAGAGAATCTTATCGAACAAGttaaatttactttaaaatgtttatagCTAGCTAGCTGTATAACAAGACAGGGCAGTTAAATAGGGCAGATGTTTGAAGCTAACTCTATCGTCCATCCCCACCTAAGTCTCAAGGGTTTGTTAATGCATTGTTAATGAGAGAACATGTTCAGTATTTACAACGTGTTAGCCAAGCGTCTGTGTTTGACTGCTAGTGCAAAGTATGTTTCTGGCCTTACTTTACAGCTCTGTTATGCCGATGTTTTGATTCTACACCAAAAGCATGATTGTTTGCTGTCTCTTCAAGCTTTGAGTAAGCTCCAGTTGCCACTAACATCCCTTGTTTAAGCAGAAAGCTAACTTTGACTCTACTCCTGTTACAGGGATCCACCCTAGACGCCCAGATCGGGATGCCAGAAAGTGACTATAATAATGCACTGAACAACGTTGAGATGGAAGAGTCTGGGTTTGTGTCATCACCTTTTGTTGTTTGAAAAACCtatatatttgaaatgtatgtattttttgaTTTAGTGGATGCCTTCCACCTTCCCCACAGGTCAACGCTGAGTAACTTCTCCAGGGCGAGTGGCTGGCCGGGTGACGGGACGGTGTCGCAATCAGAGAACCTGTCTGAGGGCGAGTGTGATTCGACTCTACCATGCACCGAGGACGTAATCAGCAAAACAGAGCTGATCACTAAGAACATCCAGGAATTACTCAGAGCGGCTCAGGAAAATAAACATGAGAGGTAAGAAAACCTGTCCGGCCTTCGTGTGGCGACAGCCTAGGTAGGTTTATTGGTGTGAAAGGACTCATTCTCCAGTCAGAGACTCCAATGGCTACCTGGTGACACAGTGTCCCTTTTGTCTGCTTAGTAAGTGATGGGATTGTGTCAGCACAGCTGGGATATAACAACAATATATAACAACTCGTagatcatagactgtaaaaaaatacggATGTAGTGTCTGTGACCGTCAACCATAGGATTCTgttaagccgttctgaagcatgaagtagagatgagctggccgttgccatcttgccagCGTGTCATCTTGCGgttaacagaaaatgggcaaagaggcaggacgtgggcggagcttaggtgacgcaatgactatagacagcggataaatggctattaatctgtcactcaaagtggccacgcccttaaagtgttacttcagcgattagcatatggctttgtatcaatagaaaccctggagtataatcaaattACTAACTCAGGCTAactcactgtaatccagtagcggtggctttgggaatggcctcacagggcagcgaagcattctgggaattgtagtctttcatccccatgagacaaaaatacattttctgtcttttctcagtctagtagggaccaaattcaaaaataatttcacatttctactacattaatgacccagtttaaatacagattcatctgtccagcgctgaagtacccctttaataatgcagaactttaagtatataatgtaatatacaaACTCTActgtatataatgtaaacgaattagttataaaaaaaaatgtacccaGTGTACTCTAGTGTACTTAAATTGTATTTATGCAACATTGTTGTATAATTACAGTTTtgcaaaatacatattttttactttgagattcttcggaatgaaaagtgcattataaataaaatctattattattatttattattattatattctcaaaactacatacttttctttctttcttttaaaaacaatatttagcAGTTTGGCTTACCTTGGGGTTTATATAAACTGTTCTGAAATGGttctattataatttaaatattgcGATATATATCGTTATCGCAAGAAGCTGCAATGTATATCGCAATATGGATTCTAGGCCATATCGCCCATCCCTAGTTTGCTAGTATGTTCAGTATTCACGTAAGTATCAGAAACAGTCATTTAGATCCAATATTCTGAACACTGGGAGCTTTTG
The window above is part of the Pseudorasbora parva isolate DD20220531a chromosome 23, ASM2467924v1, whole genome shotgun sequence genome. Proteins encoded here:
- the git2b gene encoding ARF GTPase-activating protein GIT2b isoform X1, with the protein product MMSTRARNREVCADCSASDPRWASINRGVLICDECCSIHRGLGRHSSQVRHLTQTLWSSSQLQMVKSLYNNGANSIWEHSLLDPSSIMSGKRKANPQDRVHPNKTDFIKAKYQMLAFVHRMPCREDDSVTAKDLSKQLHSSVRTGNLETCLRLLSLGAQANFFHPEKGNTPLHVASKAGQLLQAELLTVYGADPGAPDSSGKTPIDYARQAGHQELADRLVEIQFELTDRLAFYLCGRKPDHKCGQHFIVPQIADSSLDLSELAKAAKKKLQSLSNHQFEELAMDVYDEVDRRETDAVWLATQNHSTLVTDTTVVPFLPVNPEYSSTRNQGRQKLARFNAHEFATLVIDILTDAKRRQQGNSPDNVKDNVELILKDIGNRHGSESPEMDQPDYDSVASDEDTEQEPTSGKDERTKSSESSDLSDSPITVQEFMEVKSALNASEAKIQQLLKVNCHLSEELRLMQSKLNSLQNENSTLKWQTPNSLARSQDLPHRAPPRGCRAMSMYETGSGLRQYHPRGETVHPDTTLTLQPLPSNIGKGPSVTAFSSLPTFPSTLSWSWDEITQRGSTLDAQIGMPESDYNNALNNVEMEESGSTLSNFSRASGWPGDGTVSQSENLSEGECDSTLPCTEDVISKTELITKNIQELLRAAQENKHESFVLCSERILVAVTEMATLFPKRPSSETVRGSLRLLTSSASRLQGECQKASPHDSQQVIQCAYDIAKAAKQLVTVTTKDSN
- the git2b gene encoding ARF GTPase-activating protein GIT2b isoform X2, with the protein product MMSTRARNREVCADCSASDPRWASINRGVLICDECCSIHRGLGRHSSQVRHLTQTLWSSSQLQMVKSLYNNGANSIWEHSLLDPSSIMSGKRKANPQDRVHPNKTDFIKAKYQMLAFVHRMPCREDDSVTAKDLSKQLHSSVRTGNLETCLRLLSLGAQANFFHPEKGNTPLHVASKAGQLLQAELLTVYGADPGAPDSSGKTPIDYARQAGHQELADRLVEIQFELTDRLAFYLCGRKPDHKCGQHFIVPQIADSSLDLSELAKAAKKKLQSLSNHQFEELAMDVYDEVDRRETDAVWLATQNHSTLVTDTTVVPFLPVNPEYSSTRNQGRQKLARFNAHEFATLVIDILTDAKRRQQGNSPDNVKDNVELILKDIGNRHGSESPEMDQPDYDSVASDEDTEQEPTSGKDERTKSSESSDLSDSPITVQEFMEVKSALNASEAKIQQLLKVNCHLSEELRLMQSKLNSLQNENSTLKWQTPNSLARSQDLPHRAPPRGCRAMSMYETGSGLRQYHPRGETVHPDTTLTLQPLPSNGSTLDAQIGMPESDYNNALNNVEMEESGSTLSNFSRASGWPGDGTVSQSENLSEGECDSTLPCTEDVISKTELITKNIQELLRAAQENKHESFVLCSERILVAVTEMATLFPKRPSSETVRGSLRLLTSSASRLQGECQKASPHDSQQVIQCAYDIAKAAKQLVTVTTKDSN